A single Plasmodium knowlesi strain H genome assembly, chromosome: 13 DNA region contains:
- a CDS encoding rap guanine nucleotide exchange factor, putative: MRKENMDDLESRAIENIHDYLKECLDRNNCKVDLAGAREDINDVSLIHSSLKKYVVRLVNINNFIKQENYFLKKKNEQLIKKCNERDAFDFYKNEKGTRRVHRTHEPIQTHGTHAMCMNEMHKLSDENEFIKYKYEQMLRENLSLNENNAQMNNTLLNMHKHEPHTNGENRKVKIENAFLSQSPNQLWPHQDEGRNILGRRNEIDGNTQPSQVNYMTFEQKINKILKCTRILEDILSMLNKNFKYDEPLMFQKKMNLMEVEKAELIMQNDFLKEKILQIETFILNDPFLVEKFNFFYDSASFNLDPSIRDNLELYKNNSTKMMFHKLRRSQSTNADLKQQLSSEKKKSLIYRTYMYDMREKLKDHLSELLKLNKDQNMNYYNLHQCNDSIHHFSENGSSVPWKMFYDHRNNQEEDELSRREHPEYYNYLSDLSTPNFYRLFKINSSKIDHNEKRLTQSWNRIRELNQDARCFQKRRFEQICRQYEDDAILAELENDMQNEVYYFRIKKLISMRKKELDGMLQSGRRQLASQKRKDSSKLRNEMYLNRMEYKEALRKWLRSKEKTLHTSDNHRNTHLKDDLPSGNRNIDQLNLYIKRKISYQFVKYKHIYEYFVQNKGVCKKQISKEKFINFFNKHILHLQNCDTAQCSYRGTPGDGERRIIKSCQKGKVSHNDESNKKRGSAYVEEDNTQYHDVTLEDHGRRGSHHSEESTLRSYRPRVEPIEAAGRKKGDAKREKQREAKGRKQREIKAVEEKQRKIEAEMVRQRKMEKEKQRKMEKEKHRKMEKKKQRKMEKRKQREMEKDKQREEERASNVDRDPPHTEKQAGEEENHDKSNIHIEPSSDNSQEEKMGRENLKKNDQMSEKFYMPEEHPRRHDSSLEALINTIKNINKNKIQENMTSKSIEDLFTSTNSMDERDQSSLIEESPQKERRASNFSKKDSSQRIVESMKSSKSLDVEPIEGEINKGEGGASDLEEFSFDHVKSDTSNSVDEEDEKKSQFSNLSIEPEKEDHIGGEDNPERVVNRGEWENHVGATAQVPARLSVKQKTIVGGSVPLDEIKRVNTMRGVGVSELIHPEEDAQKEEFESGPGKDSHEGELRKDDVLDEPNRDSDQNELPPNVDQSEIPPNVDQGASPPDEEIMHSIRATDKREKPPPKPFYNENFLESGSEYSEHDLFDNSKYANVKIQAFRQMLHLHDKNVYTFFMNLIVHSKINLVRDYKNKVFNAKVMAGDILEYLLKNYFEADKSSVKGEVRKEGSHMQGHLTEVELKHINEYICNNSNSSSLKTLYHKILFLNNENYESFKNRLLEGGVINLINLFQDEDISNFDKIFDVSFVNFCDIVGISKDTCTYHFNRMDKNYKGKRYIYLRHIFRYLEVERDMKEELHKYNFISMQKKNLIYIHISESFDNVNEFFKSVEKKNKLYISVNEFIYFFSENEKMRVHSYTQEDVISLYYSILFYVYYTNKNKVLQTLEFCGEKKGGEENDPQKTGPTGQNDNNRKESPGANTSVGTNPLVKENAENRLIPDDGYNYVNQNLSQYKEYFSLDDFNFAIELKDLYFYFEGSECPFSKIKRRIVEIYGSVKKGLIINHETCNNERDTDDTSSTQSDKDEKSDLDSDLQLDSFQLFMRNRYRYKHCDRVFFHEREAKKGKQEKSAKVGKVTKLDGEDKADSLQEEGTVPPISKKTFMCLMYNIGIHVNHCLTLWKSFAPFLEYEKLDYKIFCGFLNGKITIESHETEEGIKGIKNKLINTKEEKEVDPMCNYKNRLGGTICPCLLSNLNEKDSTQPLTIDEIEVLVQVLNHVTPFNFLDKNEKKNFIQNLKKECFKKGYDFISLMGRDVKIGEKEEISKGEATGNFYQNNTIFILLNGILRHTTKANSFINSINVIDRVNMHSYTAHTNVALIEVNKELYTKDFINLVEQKREVSEEFMTIINDIPILKNFPDAIKNSLSMNVQKCKYKKKKVIIRQHDDPTHFYILKEGEIHFYCNGVMSTPVKVISRCSFFGEVSLIFNTLRTCDAVVESDVAHCYCISKEYFLSLLNKEIVKEFVEYFRTHYTEGIQHIIKNYSSGNIGAEGTPFEEDNNGGNHPKGANILQKVPSDGGEIPIDIKKSSSRIYTKQLSTIGTLSRKFSSVALSADNITLDVEYINQSNIGSFYSDLDKILLKFFNTEQKYFVEEMESHLMKVKVLKDVLNKMKDKKAFLKHLKWEKCPKGKHIILEGDFFDKFYFVKEGEISVQQFNQYKNVYEEISTVKKNQYFGHQLIMDRTKSSFIAVASVDTELYTLEASLYEQFLAPFIDTLNKKSDINHTDELTESINNRVMMMKKDDEFVIKVIRILKKVSVVQKLNDDQMYNGAKHFNFKFFRKGAVIIRNNDHPDHFYIIKKGIVSVKVDDKEVEDVVNQMNNVHSTDNQQEDRSTLTNGRKKSVYLYKYDYFGELSIINNQLRTATCEAHTNCYLLAIDKLSFIEHFGIIFNELLQEADIRYTKNYTLPPWLKSMYGNGEINEEFHSVSMKIPELGSSLSSISDDSNEMFSFEKEINAKLKREKRNKRKGRGKLKDHNAYNANDENNADDAKNEDMDDDPLAESENDVEHATSQNLSTKRSLSIVNNEDKIKKIKEEKRQKMEEIKQKELKVFERIKQKEERKIKALMKKKGILIPGNVAKKEIILAQPSSNTRGDQEEGGASEKEDETKMISVNPESKEKEKQNQTKDNKEANSIQHKSSSILKKKMSPANSSELKIDKMVKKLLGVICSEYNSIFHFYECIDKFNTGYIKYNDFVNFIMSQHLEELFEGRDNMESLFKYLCDEKSILTLTQFYISMYKDKQIDMYSLNLRLCEVYGSSLLAFKKIVPQFNTQDDSLCSFSNFELVCDSVGISKSNIKNIWDEINIMNEEQIPLEIVFSILNGEVSVEQAYITYNEKKSLLNQVVHFFQGNEEDITKMSTQVLETTFKINYEEPIIINKCHHKSCSKECQELVKLLQSDIHFKYLTMDQRIFFSTLMNRKVMNSGDVLTNQGDYDAPIIFLYQGTANIISQNIFGIETVIREIENYELYGCYEAIEGTPADYQVKITSDNSVVWILDRSSYRDNLKDMLEERKQNCLHIFALLKNVPILRYFPEETLHNLSYAMKVEHYQPNHTIIKENTHDDKFYIICKGLATVEKNSEINKNRLILSTLRRADYFGEMALIKNIRRTANVVLDTQTILLSLVDVEFHRLLTPYFDQFLNRAKANYKKLHLNIELVPAEIAKISSNPNIGNVSLGRGAKKKVTIQGFDEGDSPVEDPWGKKKGEVSFVQSAEETPPLDGEATQRSRDNQEGDRKKGDHNKHSGKAKDKGMSRTKKGKEHRLQRRHEEGAEGTEKKRERKKKMHTHEEVPR, translated from the exons atgaggaaggaaaatatggaTGACCTGGAATCGAGAGCAATAGAAAACATCCACGATTACCTGAAGGAATGTCTGGACAGAAACAACTGCAAGGTTGATCTGGCGGGGGCACGAGAAGATATAAATGACGTCTCTCTGATACACAGCTCGTTAAAAAAGTATGTCGTGCGACTAGTCAACATAAATAATTTCATCAAGCAAGAAAATtactttttgaaaaaaaaaaatgagcaactaattaaaaaatgcaacgAAAGGGATGCTTtcgatttttacaaaaatgaaaaagggacTCGCAGGGTGCATAGAACTCATGAGCCGATCCAGACGCACGGGACGCATGCCATGTGCATGAATGAAATGCACAAACTGAGTGACGAAAACGAGTTTATAAAAtacaaatatgaacaaatgcTTCGGGAAAACCTCTCCCTGAATGAAAATAACgcacaaatgaacaacacCCTGCTAAACATGCACAAACATGAACCACAcacaaatggggaaaacagaaaggtgaaaatagaaaatgcaTTTCTAAGTCAAAGCCCCAATCAACTATGGCCACATCAAGATGAAGGACGAAACATCTTGGGGAGGAGAAATGAAATAGACGGGAACACACAACCATCTCAGGTAAACTACATGAcgtttgaacaaaaaataaataaaattctcaAGTGTACAAGAATTCTGGAAGATATTTTATCCATgcttaataaaaattttaaatatgatGAACCACTTATGTTCCAAAAGAAGATGAATCTGatggaagtggaaaaagcaGAATTAATAATGCAGaatgattttttaaaagaaaaaattttacaaatagAAACCTTCATTTTGAATGATCCTTTTTTAGTGGAAAAGTTTAACTTCTTCTACGATTCCGCTTCCTTCAATTTAGATCCTTCGATAAGGGATAACCTCGAGttgtacaaaaataatagTACAAAAATGATGTTCCATAAATTACGCCGCTCGCAAAGTACAAATGCAGATCTGAAACAACAGTTATCaagtgaaaagaagaaatctcTTATTTACCGAACGTACATGTATGACatgagggaaaaattaaaggatCACCTAAGTGAACTGCTCAAATTGAACAAAGACCAAAATATGAACTACTATAATTTGCATCAATGCAATGATTCGATCCACCATTTTAGTGAAAACGGGAGTTCAGTCCCGTGGAAAATGTTCTATGATCATAGAAATAATCAGGAAGAAGACGAACTTTCAAGGAGGGAACACCCAGAATATTACAACTATCTGTCTGATTTGAGTACACCAAATTTTTATCGCTTGTTTAAAATTAATAGCTCCAAAATTGACCATAATGAGAAAAGATTGACCCAATCGTGGAACCGGATTAGGGAGCTGAACCAGGACGCCCGTTGCTTCCAG aaGAGGAGATTTGAACAGATTTGCAGACAATACGAAGACGATGCCATTCTGGCCGAGCTAGAAAATGACATGCAAAATGAAGTATACTACtttagaataaaaaaattaataagcatgaggaagaaggaattggATGGAATGCTACAATCGGGAAGACGCCAACTGGCTAGCCAAAAACGAAAGGACAGCAGCAAATTGAGGAATGAAATGTACTTAAATCGTATGGAATACAAGGAGGCACTGCGTAAATGGTTAAGAAGTAAGGAAAAGACATTACACACAAGTGACAATCATAGGAACACCCACCTCAAGGATGACCTCCCCAGTGGGAACAGAAATATTGACCAATTGAACCTCTACATTAAGCGAAAAATCAGTTATCAGTTCGTAAAATACAAACACATCTACGAGTATTTCGTACAAAATAAAGGTGTTTGTAAAAAACAGATaagcaaagaaaaattcattaatttttttaacaagcATATTCTGCATTTGCAAAATTGTGACACTGCACAGTGCAGTTATAGGGGGACTCCTGGCGATGGAGAAAGGAGGATCATTAAATCATGCCAGAAGGGGAAAGTCTCCCATAACGATGAatccaacaaaaaaaggggaagtgcTTATGTGGAGGAGGACAATACTCAGTATCATGACGTTACACTAGAGGATCATGGAAGGAGGGGTAGTCACCATTCTGAGGAGAGCACCCTGAGGAGTTATCGCCCCCGTGTGGAGCCGATCGAAGCCgcaggaaggaagaagggagatgctaaaagggaaaaacagagggaagccaaaggaagaaaacagcGGGAAATAAAAGCAGTGGAGGAGaagcaaaggaaaatagAAGCAGAAATGGTGAGAcagagaaaaatggaaaaagaaaagcaaagaaaaatggaaaaagaaaagcacagaaaaatggagaaaaagaagcaaagaaaaatggagaaaagaaagcagagggaaatggagaaagataaacaaagggaagaagaacgaGCGAGCAATGTGGACAGAGATCCACCCCACACTGAGAAACAAGCGGGCGAGGAGGAGAACCATGACAAGAGCAACATCCATATCGAACCCAGTAGTGATAATAgccaagaggaaaaaatgggaagagaaaatttaaaaaaaaatgaccaaaTGTCAGAAAAATTCTACATGCCTGAAGAGCATCCCAGGAGACATGACTCCTCCCTAGAGGCGTTAATAAATactattaaaaatataaataaaaataaaatacaggAAAATATGACCAGTAAAAGTATAGAAGATTTGTTTACTTCTACCAATTCGATGGATGAAAGGGATCAAAGCAGTCTTATCGAGGAGTCCCCTcaaaaggagagaagagCATCGAATTTTAGTAAAAAGGATAGCAGCCAACGTATAGTAGAGTCCATGAAATCGAGTAAGTCATTGGATGTAGAACCAAtcgaaggggaaataaaCAAAGGTGAAGGAGGAGCAAGTGATCTTGAAGAATTTAGTTTCGACCACGTCAAATCAGATACTTCCAACTCAGTTGATGAGGAAGACGAGAAGAAGAGCCAATTTTCTAATTTATCAATTGAACCGGAGAAGGAGGATCACATCGGGGGAGAAGATAATCCAGAAAGGGTTGTCAATCGGGGTGAATGGGAAAATCACGTAGGTGCCACGGCGCAGGTTCCAGCAAGACTAAGCGTTAAGCAGAAGACTATCGTTGGCGGATCGGTCCCCCTAGACGAAATTAAGAGAGTAAACACCATGAGGGGTGTAGGCGTGTCAGAATTAATACACCCGGAGGAGGATGcgcaaaaggaggaattcGAAAGTGGACCGGGAAAAGATAGCCATGAAGGGGAGCTACGAAAGGATGATGTTTTAGATGAACCTAATAGAGACTCCGACCAAAATGAACTTCCCCCAAATGTTGATCAGAGTGAAATCCCTCCAAACGTTGATCAGGGTGCGTCTCCCCCAGACGAAGAAATCATGCACAGTATCCGAGCAACGGACAAGAGAGAGAAAccaccccctaaacccttctACAATGAGAACTTTCTCGAATCCGGTAGCGAATACTCTGAACATGATCTCTTCGACAACAGCAAATATGCTAATGTAAAAATTCAGGCGTTCAGACAAATGCTTCATCTGCACGATAAGAACGTATACACCTTTTTCATGAATCTAATTGTGCATAGCAAGATTAACCTAGTGAGAGATTACAAAAATAAGGTTTTCAACGCGAAGGTAATGGCAGGAGATATATTAGAGtaccttttaaaaaactaCTTCGAAGCGGATAAGTCTAGTGTCAAGGGGGAagtgagaaaagaaggttcacaCATGCAAGGACACCTAACCGAAGTGGAATTAAAACACATTAACGAGTACATATGCAACAACAGCAATAGCTCTTCTCTAAAAACACTATATCATAAGATTCTCTTTCTGAATAATGAAAATTACGAAAGTTTCAAAAATCGTCTGTTGGAAGGTGGAGTGATAAACCTAATTAACCTTTTCCAGGATGAAGACATTAGCAACTTTGACAAAATATTCGACGTTTCTTTTGTTAACTTCTGTGATATTGTGGGAATATCGAAggatacatgcacataccaTTTTAACCGTATGGACAAAAACTACAAAGGGAAGAGATACATTTATTTGAGGCACATATTTCGTTATCTGGAGGTGGAAAGAGACATGAAAGAGGAGTTACACAAATACAACTTCATTTccatgcagaaaaaaaatttaatttatattcATATTAGCGAATCTTTTGATAACGTAAATGAGTTTTTCAAAtctgtggagaaaaaaaataagttgtACATCAGTGTGAACgagtttatttatttcttttccgaaaatgagaaaatgagGGTGCACTCTTACACCCAGGAGGATGTGATCTCGTTGTATTACTCTATCCTCTTTTATGTGTACTACACGAATAAAAACAAGGTATTACAGACGTTAGAATTTTGTGGGGAGAAgaaggggggagaagaaaatgaccCTCAGAAGACGGGTCCAACTGGGCAAAATGATAATAACAGGAAAGAGTCACCGGGGGCAAACACCTCTGTTGGTACAAATCCACTTGTTAaggaaaatgcagaaaaCAGATTAATCCCGGATGATGGATACAATTATGTTAATCAAAATTTGTCCCAGTACAAGGAGTATTTTTCCCTGGACGATTTTAATTTTGCCATCGAGCTGAAGGATCTTTACTTTTACTTCGAGGGGTCTGAATGCCCCTTttctaaaataaaaaggaggattGTGGAGATTTACGGATCAGTGAAAAAGGGATTGATAATCAACCACGAGACATGCAATAACGAGAGGGATACAGATGACACGAGTAGCACCCAGAGCGATAAAGACGAGAAATCAGACCTCGATTCGGACCTGCAGCTTGATTCCTTCCAATTGTTCATGCGAAACAGGTACAGGTACAAGCACTGCGACCGGGTTTTTTTCCACGAACGAGAGgcaaagaaggggaaacAGGAAAAATCAGCCAAGGTGGGAAAAGTAACGAAATTGGATGGAGAAGACAAAGCTGACTCACtacaggaggaaggaacagtTCCCCCAATAAGCAAAAAAACCTTCATGTGCCTGATGTACAACATAGGGATACATGTGAACCACTGCTTAACCCTGTGGAAGAGCTTCGCCCCCTTTCTGGAGTATGAAAAGTTGGActacaaaatattttgcGGATTTTTAAACGGGAAAATAACCATAGAGAGTCACGAAACGGAAGAAGGCAtcaaaggaattaaaaacaaaCTAATAAACAccaaggaagagaaggaagtggaCCCCATGTGCAACTACAAGAACAGACTCGGGGGAACTATCTGCCCTTGCTTACTAAGCAACTTAAACGAAAAGGATTCAACACAGCCGCTGACGATTGACGAAATAGAGGTTCTGGTACAAGTGTTGAATCATGTCACCccgtttaattttttggacaaaaatgaaaaaaaaaatttcatacaaaatttaaaaaaagaatgttttaaaaagggCTACGATTTTATCTCCCTAATGGGGAGAGATGtaaaaattggagaaaaagaggaaatatcCAAAGGGGAAGCAACGGGCAATTTCTACCAAAACAACACCATCTTTATCCTGTTGAATGGAATTTTAAGACACACCACAAAGGCTAACTCCTTCATAAACAGCATCAACGTGATTGACAGGGTCAACATGCACTCCTACACGGCACACACAAATGTAGCCTTGATTGAGGTAAATAAGGAGCTATACACGAAGGACTTCATAAATCTAGTGGAACAGAAAAGAGAAGTTTCGGAAGAATTTATGACGATTATCAATGATATaccaattttaaaaaatttcccagATGCCATAAAAAATAGCCTATCCATGAATGttcaaaaatgtaaatataaaaaaaaaaaagttatcatAAGACAACATGATGATCCTACTCACTTTTACATActgaaagaaggggaaatacatttttactgTAATGGTGTGATGAGCACCCCTGTGAAGGTCATTTCTAGATGCTCATTTTTTGGGGAAGTATCTCTCATATTTAATACTCTGAGAACGTGTGACGCGGTGGTGGAGTCGGATGTAGCTCACTGCTATTGTATTTCGAAGGAgtattttctttccctcttgAATAAAGAAATTGTGAAAGAATTCGTGGAATATTTCCGAACCCATTACACGGAGGGTATTCAGCACATCATTAAGAATTACTCAAGTGGAAACATAGGAGCGGAAGGAACTCCTTTTGAGGAAGACAACAATGGAGGGAATCACCCCAAAGGAGCAAACATCCTGCAGAAGGTACCCTCGGATGGAGGGGAAATTCCAATTGATATCAAAAAATCAAGTTCGAGGATATACACAAAGCAGCTCTCCACAATTGGTACCCTAAGTAGAAAGTTCTCCTCAGTAGCCTTGTCAGCAGACAACATCACGCTGGACGTGGAATACATCAACCAAAGCAACATCGGCTCATTCTACAGTGACTTGGATAAAATTCTGCTGAAATTTTTCAACACAGAACAGAAATATTTTGTGGAAGAAATGGAATCCCACTTGATGAAAGTTAAGGTATTAAAAGATGTactaaacaaaatgaaggataaaaaagCATTTCTTAAGCAtctgaaatgggaaaaatgtcCTAAGGGGAAACACATAATATTGGAAGGAGATTTCTTCGACAAATTTTACTTTgttaaagaaggagaaatatcCGTACAACAATTTAATCagtacaaaaatgtgtatgaGGAAATATCCACCGTGAAGAAGAATCAATACTTTGGTCATCAGTTAATTATGGATAGGACAAAGTCTTCTTTCATTGCGGTGGCTTCCGTGGATACAGAACTGTACACGTTAGAGGCATCCTTGTATGAGCAATTCCTTGCCCCCTTTATCGACACgctgaataaaaaaagtgatatTAACCACACGGATGAGCTAACAGAGAGTATAAACAACCgcgtgatgatgatgaagaaggacGACGAATTTGTAATAAAAGTAATAAGAATCCTAAAGAAGGTAAGTGTAGTTCAGAAGTTAAATGACGACCAGATGTACAATGGTGCCAAACATTTCAATTTTAAATTCTTCAGAAAAGGAGCAGTCATAATAAGGAATAACGACCACCCTGACCATTTTTACATAATCAAAAAGGGAATTGTTTCCGTTAAAGTGGACGACAAAGAGGTGGAAGATGTTGTTAATCAAATGAACAATGTACACAGTACGGATAACCAACAGGAGGACCGATCTACACTtacaaatggaaggaaaaaatcagtGTACTTGTACAAGTATGACTACTTTGGAGAATTATCTATTATAAATAATCAGCTAAGAACTGCCACCTGTGAAGCTCACACAAATTGCTACCTACTAGCCATTGACAAGCTTTCCTTTATTGAACACTTTGGAATAATATTTAATGAACTGTTGCAGGAAGCAGACATAAGATACACGAAAAATTACACCCTACCGCCGTGGCTCAAGTCCATGTATGGTAATGGTGAGATTAATGAAGAATTTCACTCTGTGTCGATGAAGATCCCCGAACTGGGGAGCTCCCTCAGTAGCATTTCGGATGATAGCAACGAGATGTTCAGTTTCGAGAAGGAGATAAATGCCAAGCTAAAGAGGGAGAAGCGCAACAAGAGGAAAGGACGGGGAAAGCTAAAAGACCATAACGCATATAATGCAAATGACGAAAACAACGCAGATGATGCAAAGAACGAAGACATGGATGATGACCCCCTTGCGGAAAGTGAAAACGATGTTGAACACGCCACATCCCAAAACCTCTCCACCAAGCGCAGCCTAAGCATTGTGAACAACGAAGAcaagattaaaaaaattaaggaagagaagaggcaaaaaatggaagaaattaAGCAGAAAGAATTGAAAGTCTTCGAACGGATAaagcagaaggaagagagaaaaatcaAAGCcttgatgaagaaaaagggaatattAATCCCCGGAAATGTCgcaaagaaagaaataatcCTTGCTCAACCTAGCAGCAATACGAGGGGTGATCAGGAAGAGGGAGGCGCATCGGAGAAAGAGGATGagacaaaaatgataagcgtaaaccctgaatcaaaagagaaggaaaaacagaacCAAACGAAAGATAATAAGGAAGCAAACTCCATTCAACATAAATCATCgagcattttaaaaaaaaaaatgagtccaGCTAACTCTTCCGAACTGAAGATagacaaaatggtgaagaagcTCCTGGGGGTTATCTGCTCAGAATacaattccatttttcatttttacgaATGTATAGACAAGTTCAACACTGGATATATAAAATACAACGACTTTGTAAATTTTATCATGTCCCAACATTTGGAGGAGTTATTCGAAGGCAGAGACAATATGGAAAGTTTGTTCAAGTACCTCTGTGATGAAAAGAGCATCTTAACATTAACACAGTTTTACATAAGTATGTACAAAGATAAGCAAATCGACATGTACTCACTAAACTTACGTCTGTGCGAAGTTTATGGAAGCAGTTTGTTAGCGTTTAAGAAGATAGTTCCTCAGTTCAACACACAGGATGATAGTCTTTGTAGCTTTTCCAACTTTGAATTAGTGTGTGATAGCGTAGGAATCAGCAAaagtaatataaaaaatatatgggaTGAGATTAACATAATGAATGAGGAGCAGATTCCCCTAGAAATTGTATTTAGCATTCTGAATGGAGAAGTTTCCGTGGAACAAGCCTACATAACTTACAATGAGAAAAAGTCGCTACTAAATCAGGTGGTTCACTTTTTCCAAGGCAATGAAGAAGACATAACAAAAATGAGTACCCAAGTTTTGGAAACaacttttaaaataaattacgaAGAACCAATAATAATCAATAAATGTCATCATAAATCCTGTTCTAAGGAATGTCAAGAGTTGGTAAAATTGTTGCAGTCTGatatacattttaaataCTTAACAATGGACCAGAGAATATTCTTTTCCACATTAATGAATCGGAAGGTTATGAATTCGGGAGATGTGCTAACCAACCAAGGGGATTATGATGCGCCTATTATATTCCTCTACCAAGGGACTGCCAACATAATTAGCCAGAACATTTTTGGAATTGAAACTGTCATTAGAGAGATTGAAAATTATGAGCTCTATGGCTGTTATGAAGCTATTGAAGGAACACCGGCAGATTATCAAGTAAAAATAACCTCCGATAATTCTGTCGTCTGGATCCTAGACAGATCATCCTATAGAGATAACTTAAAAGACATGctagaagaaagaaaacaaaactgcttacatatttttgccTTACTTAAAAATGTACCTATTTTGAGATACTTCCCAGAGGAAACACTCCACAATCTTTCCTACGCAATGAAGGTTGAACATTATCAGCCTAACCATACAATCATAAAGGAGAACACACATGATGATAAGTTTTACATCATATGTAAAGGTCTAGCAactgttgaaaaaaattccgaAATTAATAAGAACAGACTTATTCTGTCGACCCTTCGAAGAGCAGATTACTTTGGAGAAATGGCcctaataaaaaatatcagaCGAACTGCGAATGTCGTTTTAGACACGCAAACAATTTTGTTATCTCTTGTTGATGTTGAATTCCATAGATTGTTAACTCCCTACTTTGATCAATTTTTAAACAGAGCTAAAGCGAACTATAAGAAATTACACCTGAACATTGAACTCGTCCCCGCGGAAATTGCGAAAATTAGCAGCAACCCCAATATTGGGAATGTTTCCTTAGGGAGAGGcgcaaagaaaaaggtaacCATACAAGGATTTGACGAGGGGGACAGTCCGGTGGAAGATCCATGGGGTAAGAAAAAGGGCGAAGTCAGCTTCGTACAATCTGCCGAGGAAACACCACCACTGGACGGGGAAGCAACACAGCGAAGCAGGGACAATCAAGAGGGGGatagaaaaaagggagatcACAACAAGCACAGTGGCAAGGCTAAAGATAAGGGGATGAGTAGAActaagaaggggaaagagcACCGTTTGCAGAGGAGGCATGAAGAAGGGGCAGAGGGTACTGAAAagaagagagagagaaaaaaaaaaatgcacacacatgaGGAAGTTCCAAGATGA